The following proteins come from a genomic window of Brevibacillus antibioticus:
- the yunB gene encoding sporulation protein YunB, producing the protein MSGLALFRPRRRWRNPLSRTKAFLIALVIFFVLTIQTLVFLQNRLEPTLLILATQKAEQLAKEAITDAVTKRISQQGVDFNQIVKIEKNNKGQIQAYQFNFKEYARIVGETTARVQNKLQEFEQEKVDRTIPLGLATGNSFLASMGPKLPVTFVPIGSVKTKLETELKEAGINMVLATVYIFVEVDLRIVIPFATEQQTVTTKIPITHSLIIGDVPTYLYNNPEGKPDVPRIPGDTPNSTP; encoded by the coding sequence GTGTCGGGATTGGCCTTATTTCGACCCCGTCGGCGTTGGAGAAACCCGCTTTCACGTACGAAAGCGTTTTTGATCGCGTTGGTTATCTTTTTTGTTTTGACGATACAGACCCTTGTGTTTTTGCAAAATCGATTGGAGCCTACTCTCTTGATCCTGGCGACGCAAAAAGCTGAGCAATTGGCAAAAGAAGCGATAACAGATGCCGTAACCAAGCGGATTTCGCAGCAAGGCGTCGACTTCAATCAGATTGTCAAAATTGAGAAGAACAACAAGGGGCAGATTCAGGCATATCAGTTCAACTTCAAGGAATATGCGAGAATCGTGGGCGAAACAACAGCGAGAGTCCAGAACAAGCTCCAAGAGTTTGAGCAAGAAAAAGTTGACCGAACGATCCCGCTTGGTTTGGCAACTGGGAACTCCTTTTTGGCGTCGATGGGGCCGAAATTGCCAGTGACTTTCGTGCCCATTGGTTCGGTCAAGACCAAGCTGGAAACAGAGCTGAAGGAAGCAGGCATCAATATGGTGCTGGCGACGGTTTATATTTTCGTGGAGGTCGACCTGCGCATCGTCATCCCTTTTGCGACTGAGCAGCAGACGGTCACGACGAAAATCCCGATTACCCACTCCTTGATCATTGGAGATGTACCGACCTATTTGTACAACAACCCGGAAGGCAAGCCGGATGTGCCGCGGATCCCTGGGGATACACCGAACAGCACTCCTTAA
- a CDS encoding MFS transporter, which produces MNKKWFLYVNALSSLGSRMNLIACSALIFTFEHSAYWLTAFFVARQLGGMLFSPLAGILADRMDRRRTMIASDMGAGLAILAIAFYPTPYVLIAAAFLNGMLYTLFHISFQASLPQIFGSEQLLQINGLKVRLESLVGIMGFMLGGWLTDHSGYTMVIALDAASFLFSAWILTKLCWEEKGNTALATSSDADIRGKAANGFRVTLRYLRETPVLLTISLLAFPVSLSTSAYNYGLPFLADQLRGSDATLHGLMWTAMSVGGLIGSYVAARLRVKLVNGMLATYAVFSVGIVGAFAANHAVSVLLLLVFAGLFSGAAQVYESTLLQQAQNDLRGKVMGVQGLLSRSGYFAGFLMAPFLAGAFTLFGMLVFAQLMFVAGLVGFCLYLVFSLQK; this is translated from the coding sequence CGCGTGTAGCGCGTTGATATTTACATTTGAACATAGTGCTTATTGGTTGACCGCTTTTTTTGTTGCAAGACAACTAGGGGGGATGCTGTTTAGTCCCTTGGCAGGCATATTGGCTGATCGAATGGACAGAAGGCGAACCATGATCGCAAGCGACATGGGGGCAGGTCTTGCTATTTTGGCCATCGCTTTTTATCCGACGCCGTATGTATTAATCGCAGCGGCTTTTCTCAATGGAATGCTGTATACGCTATTTCACATTAGCTTTCAGGCATCCCTGCCACAAATATTTGGGAGTGAGCAACTGCTCCAAATCAATGGATTAAAGGTCAGGCTGGAGTCATTGGTAGGCATCATGGGCTTCATGCTGGGAGGATGGCTGACAGATCACTCTGGTTATACAATGGTGATCGCTTTGGATGCCGCCAGCTTTCTTTTCTCTGCGTGGATTCTAACGAAACTTTGCTGGGAGGAGAAGGGGAACACGGCGCTTGCTACGTCATCTGATGCGGATATCAGAGGAAAAGCAGCGAACGGCTTTCGTGTCACCCTTCGCTACTTGCGGGAAACACCGGTGCTTCTGACGATTAGCCTGCTAGCTTTTCCCGTATCGCTCAGTACGTCTGCGTATAATTACGGGCTGCCTTTTTTGGCGGATCAATTGCGTGGTAGTGATGCTACCCTGCACGGATTGATGTGGACCGCGATGAGCGTCGGGGGCTTGATTGGCTCCTATGTGGCTGCTCGTTTGCGGGTAAAGCTGGTGAATGGGATGCTCGCTACTTATGCTGTTTTTTCTGTGGGGATTGTAGGGGCATTCGCGGCAAACCATGCTGTGTCTGTGCTATTGCTTTTGGTTTTCGCGGGTCTATTTTCTGGGGCAGCACAGGTGTATGAGAGCACACTTTTGCAACAAGCCCAAAATGATCTACGCGGCAAAGTGATGGGAGTGCAGGGGCTCTTGAGTAGAAGTGGGTACTTCGCTGGTTTTCTCATGGCTCCATTTTTGGCGGGTGCCTTCACTTTATTTGGGATGCTGGTCTTTGCCCAATTGATGTTTGTCGCAGGGCTGGTTGGATTTTGCTTGTATCTCGTTTTTTCTCTCCAAAAATAG
- a CDS encoding LysR family transcriptional regulator, whose translation MTQPPWTQQIQSLEEELGVKLLERNKRQVRFTVAGTMLVNTIKGFREVFPWWSGLYIEMTSTEQRKALEDGKMDVGFLRVAEPSIHITSPYALDPVGSVKDVLIRG comes from the coding sequence ATGACGCAACCACCGTGGACTCAACAAATTCAAAGTCTGGAGGAAGAACTTGGCGTGAAGCTGTTGGAGAGGAACAAGAGACAGGTTCGTTTTACGGTAGCAGGCACGATGCTGGTTAACACCATAAAGGGATTTCGAGAGGTTTTCCCGTGGTGGAGCGGTCTCTATATAGAAATGACATCTACCGAGCAACGGAAAGCTTTAGAGGATGGGAAAATGGATGTTGGCTTCCTTCGCGTGGCAGAACCGTCTATCCATATCACTTCGCCTTATGCCCTTGACCCAGTTGGTTCCGTGAAAGATGTCCTAATTAGGGGATGA
- a CDS encoding helix-turn-helix domain-containing protein encodes MSTQIGDLLHAYRRRENISLNELAERTDMSKTALSKIESGETKQPGFSQWKRIASVIKIPSVDVITAYLENTERPATLQLLLKEALALDSKQLVQRTAQKLLDTPKLDTFHGLDYLLRVANEAEDQSAKLALYDVLIDFTRKRGIPFYLAKGLYERYMLERDDFSRFEETYRRGKELLHYVDQLQPPDRLDYYYRMGAHAYILEYYGESVELCGKAISEDGNKDSKQKASALISMGSAYLRLEYPILAEYYLELYEESEYADFRKTHLRALLHAKKGEYAHAVALYTECLQEAKPGSRITIASDLLDVYLEAEQSDAIQELIAAEHTFLTIDSHPNRIKHAARYYKRKGMCLLSIGQADAGIDSLMQSLRFYRQIGALEKVIGVLGVLFGYHREIESSLSLENMEKIMEVCHN; translated from the coding sequence ATGTCTACGCAAATCGGAGATTTACTCCATGCCTACCGACGACGGGAAAATATATCGTTGAATGAGCTTGCAGAGCGTACAGACATGAGCAAGACAGCACTTTCCAAGATCGAATCAGGGGAGACAAAGCAACCAGGGTTTTCCCAATGGAAGAGGATTGCAAGCGTCATCAAAATCCCGTCAGTCGACGTAATCACCGCATATCTGGAAAACACGGAAAGACCTGCGACACTTCAATTACTGCTGAAAGAGGCTCTGGCTCTCGACAGCAAACAGCTAGTACAGCGGACTGCTCAGAAGCTACTGGACACACCGAAACTGGACACATTCCACGGGTTGGACTATCTCCTACGGGTGGCGAACGAGGCAGAGGATCAGAGTGCTAAACTGGCCTTGTACGACGTGCTGATCGACTTCACACGAAAGCGCGGCATACCATTCTATCTAGCAAAGGGACTCTACGAGCGCTATATGCTCGAAAGGGACGACTTTTCACGGTTTGAGGAAACCTACCGCAGAGGAAAGGAATTGCTGCACTACGTCGACCAACTACAGCCACCTGATCGCCTTGACTACTATTACCGGATGGGTGCTCACGCCTACATACTCGAATACTACGGTGAGAGTGTCGAACTATGCGGAAAGGCTATCAGCGAGGATGGAAACAAAGACAGCAAGCAAAAAGCGTCAGCTCTGATCTCGATGGGGAGCGCATACTTGCGACTGGAATATCCTATTTTGGCAGAATACTATCTGGAATTGTACGAAGAAAGTGAATACGCTGATTTTAGGAAAACGCATTTAAGAGCGCTGTTACACGCGAAAAAGGGAGAGTACGCACACGCAGTTGCGCTGTACACAGAATGCTTACAAGAAGCGAAGCCCGGTAGTCGAATTACGATTGCGAGCGATCTCCTCGATGTGTACCTTGAAGCAGAGCAGAGCGACGCAATTCAAGAGCTGATCGCCGCTGAACACACGTTTTTGACGATAGACTCCCATCCTAACAGGATTAAACATGCAGCTAGGTACTACAAGCGAAAAGGCATGTGCTTACTCTCAATAGGACAGGCAGACGCGGGAATAGACAGCCTCATGCAAAGTCTTCGCTTCTACCGTCAAATCGGCGCATTAGAAAAGGTGATAGGTGTTCTCGGCGTACTTTTCGGGTATCACCGAGAAATTGAATCGTCCTTGTCTTTAGAAAATATGGAAAAAATTATGGAAGTCTGCCATAATTAA